AGTTGGGAGGAGGCGCAGCTCGAGGCCGCGGTCCGGGCGGCGGGCGAGATGGCGGAAGCGCGGGCCCGCTCCCTTTACGAGCCACTGCGCATTGCCCTCACCGGACGGCCCCACGGCCCGCCGCTGGTAGCCGTGCTGTTTGTACTAGGGCGGGCGACCGCGTTGCGACTTCTGGACGAGGCGCTGGGCTGAGGCGTGGCGCGCGCCCTTGTGTTCGACCCGTTCGCCGGCATCAGCGGCGACATGATCCTGGGAGCGCTCGTAGACCTGGGGCTGCCAGCCGCCTGGCTCGGCGATTACGTCGCCTCACTCGGCTTCCCGGGCGTGGGCGTGGTGGTCGAGCGGGTGAGTCGGCGCGGAATCGCATGTGGGGGCGTCCGCTTCGAGTTGCCCCACGAGCACGTGCATCGGCACCTGAAGGACGTGCTGGAAATTACCGAGGGGAGCAGCGCACCGGCGAGAGTCAAGGCTCAGGCGGCGGCGGTGTTCCGTCGCCTGGCCGAGGCCGAAGCGCAGGTGCACGGCGTGGGCGTGGAGAAGGTACATTTCCACGAGGTCGGTGCGCTGGACGCGATTCTGGATGTCTTGTGCACGGTAGCCGCCATCCAGGAGCTAGGCTTCGAGCACTGCTTTACTCGTGGCGTTGCCCTGGGCACCGGCTGGATCGAGATGGAGCACGGCCGCTACCCCGTTCCGGCACCTGCGGCGCTGAAGCTGCTGGAGGGCCTGGCCGTGCTCGAAACGAATCTGCCAGGCGAGTGTACGACACCGACCGGCGCGGCACTGCTCGCCACGCTGACCGGCGGTCAGGCGCCGCCGGCAGAATTCGTGATGTTGAAGAGCGGGTTCGGCGCTGGCACGCGCGACACGGAGGACCGACCCAATTGCCTGCGCCTGATCGCGTGCGAGATCCCAGATAAGCCGGCCGACCAGATCTTCCTGCTGCAAGCGGACGTGGATGACCTCCCGCCCGAGTACGTGCCGGCCGCCCAGGAGGCGTTGCTCGATGCCGGGGCGCTGGACACCGTGAGTACAACCCTCGCAATGAAGAAGGGCCGGCCAGGGCTGCGCCTCGAGGCGCTGGTCCAGGAGAGCCGGCTCGAGGCCGTCATCGCGGCCCTGTTTGCTGCCACCTCGACCATCGGCGCACGCTACTGGCCCGTGAAGCGCAGTGTGCTGGCTCGGGAGGAGGAGGTCGTGACCTGGCGCGGGCAGCGCGTGCGGCGCAAGCGCGTGCGGCTGCCGGGCGGCGGCCAACGGGCAAAACCCGAGTACGAAGACATTCTCCGGGCAGCCGAAGCGCTCGGGATGGCCCCTTATGAAGCCAGGCTGGCCTTCGATGCCGACGCGCAGGTGAACACTGCACCGGCCGGCCTGCCCGAATCCAGCCAATCCCTGAACGAGGAGGTTCACGGATGAATCAGCCGACCGGCTTCGTTCTCGCACTAGTCGTGATGGCGACGCTGCTCCCCGGGGCGGCGCACGGCCAGAAGGGGAAGAAGCCCTCGAACAACATGTGGACGCGCAGCGCTTCCCTGTACCTGCAGCGCGCTCGCGAGAATCCCCGGCCGGAAGAGAAGCGGGCGCTGTACCAGGAAGCCCTGACGGCGGCGCTCGAATCCGCGGCAAACGATGCATCCAACCCACGGGGGTGGTTCCTGGCAGGCTCGGCCTACCTGAAGCTGGGCGACTACGCGGGCGCGGACTCGGCCTTCGACCGTGCGGAGTCGCTCTACCCCGAGTACACGGCAGAGACGGAGGTCGAGCGGCACAACGCCTGGGTGCTCGCCTACAACGCGGGGGTGACGGCGTTACAAGGTGGGCAGCTCGAGGACGCGGTCGCCCAGTTCCGCAGGGCGGACCACATCTACCAGAAGCGGCCCGAGGCGCGCATGAACCTGGGTGCGGTCCAGGCCCGCGCCGGCAACACGGATGAGGCGATCGCCTCCTACCGCAGCGCGCTCGAGCTCCTGCGCAGCCCGGAACGCAAGGGGCTGAACGAGAAGCAGGAGGCGGAGTGGCGCGAGAGTGAGGAAATCGCAGCTTTCAACCTGGCGCAGTTGCTCGCCGCGGCGGGGAGGGACGAGGAAGCGGTGCAAGCCTACCGGGAATTCCTGGCGCGGGAGCCGGACAACGTACCGGCCAGGGCGAACCTGGGCATCGTCCTGGCGCGCCAGGGCAGGAAGGCGGAGGCGACGGAGGTCTACCGCGAGCTGCTGGCGCGAGGCGACCTCGGGCACGTCGAGTACTTCAACGTTGGCATTGGTCTCTTCCAGGCGGAGCAATACGAGCAGTCAGCGGAGGCGTTCCGGAAAGCGTTGGCGCTCAACCCATACTCGCGGGACGCCGTCTACAACCTGGCCCAGGCGCTCTACGCCCGCTCGCTGGACGCGGAAGAGGAGGTGAAGTCCGCTGCGAAGGGCGCTGCGCAGAAGAAGAAGGAGGGCGAGCTGAGCGCGCTGTACGAAGAGCTGCGGCAGGCCGGGGACCGGCTCATTGGCATTGATCCGTACAACCGCAATGTGCTTCTGCTGGCGGCGCGCGCGTATCGCGGGCTGGCAGACCGCGCCGGTGATGCCGGGACGGCGGACGAGCTACGGCGGAAGACGCTGGCGTTGCTCGAGCGGCACGAGAGCATGCCCTTCGAGGTGGACGACCTCAAGCTCACCGGTGAGGGGACGTCCTTCCGCATGACGGGGAAGTTGACGAACCTGAAGCTCGCGCCGGGAACGCCGATCAAGCTGCGGGTAACGTTCCTGGGGAAGACCGGGACGCCGGCCGGCGCTCAGGAGGTGACGGTAGTGGCGCCGGCCGCCGAGAATGCGACGGATTTCGAGTTGAGCTTCGAGGCGAAGGAGCCGGTAGCCGGCTGGAAGTACGAAGCGGCGCAGTAGCGGCTACGAGGGGGCTGGCACAGGAGAGGGGCGCGGTCTCGGCCGCGCCCCTCCGTCCTTGCCGGTGGGTAGGGGGCGCACATTTCTTGCGGCTGGGCGCCAGTCGGTTCTCCACTTTCGAGCTGCGAGGAACTTCATGGTCGGGACGTGTGGCGCATGCGGCGGGGCGGTGGACCTAGCGGACGGGCGCTGCCCTCGCTGCGGCGGGCAGACGCTCGCCGCCCGCTCCTGCCCGGAGTGCGGGGGGGCCGTGCCGCAGGAGCGCAGCGGCTGCCCCCTGTGCGGCGCATTGCTTGAGCCGGCGCGCTGCGAGCGGCACCCGCGGCGGGAGGCGCGAGGCCAGTGCGTCGTGTGCGGCACGCCCGTCTGTGAACTGTGCCAGGGGGTGGGCGGCGGGCCGCACCTCTGTCCGGATCACGAGAGCGTGGCGGTGGTGGATGGTTGGGCGCAGGTATACACGACCAACGACGACATCGAAGCCGAGCTGATCCGGGAGAACCTGCAAGCCGAGGGCATCCAGGCGCAGGTGCTTTCGCAGAAGGACCATTTCTCTTTTACCGTAGCCCTTGGCGGCCTGAGCCCGGTGAGCGTGCTGGTTCCGGCAGACGAGTATGGGGAGGCGCAGCGGCTCATAAGGGGGCACATGGACGCGCGCGGCGGGGTAGCCTTTGCATGTCCGAGCTGC
This portion of the Gemmatimonadota bacterium genome encodes:
- the larC gene encoding nickel pincer cofactor biosynthesis protein LarC, whose amino-acid sequence is MARALVFDPFAGISGDMILGALVDLGLPAAWLGDYVASLGFPGVGVVVERVSRRGIACGGVRFELPHEHVHRHLKDVLEITEGSSAPARVKAQAAAVFRRLAEAEAQVHGVGVEKVHFHEVGALDAILDVLCTVAAIQELGFEHCFTRGVALGTGWIEMEHGRYPVPAPAALKLLEGLAVLETNLPGECTTPTGAALLATLTGGQAPPAEFVMLKSGFGAGTRDTEDRPNCLRLIACEIPDKPADQIFLLQADVDDLPPEYVPAAQEALLDAGALDTVSTTLAMKKGRPGLRLEALVQESRLEAVIAALFAATSTIGARYWPVKRSVLAREEEVVTWRGQRVRRKRVRLPGGGQRAKPEYEDILRAAEALGMAPYEARLAFDADAQVNTAPAGLPESSQSLNEEVHG
- a CDS encoding tetratricopeptide repeat protein codes for the protein MNQPTGFVLALVVMATLLPGAAHGQKGKKPSNNMWTRSASLYLQRARENPRPEEKRALYQEALTAALESAANDASNPRGWFLAGSAYLKLGDYAGADSAFDRAESLYPEYTAETEVERHNAWVLAYNAGVTALQGGQLEDAVAQFRRADHIYQKRPEARMNLGAVQARAGNTDEAIASYRSALELLRSPERKGLNEKQEAEWRESEEIAAFNLAQLLAAAGRDEEAVQAYREFLAREPDNVPARANLGIVLARQGRKAEATEVYRELLARGDLGHVEYFNVGIGLFQAEQYEQSAEAFRKALALNPYSRDAVYNLAQALYARSLDAEEEVKSAAKGAAQKKKEGELSALYEELRQAGDRLIGIDPYNRNVLLLAARAYRGLADRAGDAGTADELRRKTLALLERHESMPFEVDDLKLTGEGTSFRMTGKLTNLKLAPGTPIKLRVTFLGKTGTPAGAQEVTVVAPAAENATDFELSFEAKEPVAGWKYEAAQ
- a CDS encoding DUF2007 domain-containing protein translates to MPQERSGCPLCGALLEPARCERHPRREARGQCVVCGTPVCELCQGVGGGPHLCPDHESVAVVDGWAQVYTTNDDIEAELIRENLQAEGIQAQVLSQKDHFSFTVALGGLSPVSVLVPADEYGEAQRLIRGHMDARGGVAFACPSCGEAYERGDDICAACGTRLV